One Leptolyngbyaceae cyanobacterium DNA window includes the following coding sequences:
- a CDS encoding response regulator has translation MTTNEVANYKLSDQIQIQSQKQFTGRLDVQGSTTWSLYFCLGRLVWVAGGVHPMRRWHRHLNLYCPQIPPNSVRLRESDLTRYWEYQAITVLVKRQKITGEQAVAVIKSNVAEVFFDILQYEAKEPLTFICDRENISDASLTLINPSQALQEAQQVWENWRTAGLANLSPNIAPLLKQPEELEKLASPRVYQTLVKVIDGDRTLRDLAVYIKQDLQKLVRSLIPYIRQKIIGLGEVPDLVMPAINAAALAQPNNSEPPVNLTAPISDRRSKTEPPLSTTSPPAVKNSKAEISVSPPPTPLPLPPTQPVTSPPVTKPASLQSPLIVYVEDSVIDCQIMEEILTKASYRFISIKDSIHALPILLQHKPDAIILDLVMPVANGYEICAQIRRISTFKNTPVIILTGNDGLVDRVRAKLVGATDFLSKPIVDQKVLATLFKHLNNSPSLAENSSHSLGYQAS, from the coding sequence ATGACTACCAACGAAGTAGCTAATTACAAGCTAAGCGACCAAATCCAAATCCAAAGCCAAAAGCAATTTACTGGCAGGCTTGACGTACAAGGTTCTACTACTTGGAGTTTATACTTTTGTTTGGGTCGCCTTGTTTGGGTAGCTGGGGGAGTACATCCGATGAGGCGGTGGCATAGGCATTTAAATTTGTACTGTCCCCAAATACCTCCGAATAGCGTGCGTTTGCGGGAGAGTGATTTAACTAGATATTGGGAGTACCAAGCGATCACGGTTTTGGTAAAACGACAAAAAATCACCGGGGAGCAAGCAGTAGCGGTAATTAAAAGCAACGTAGCGGAAGTATTTTTTGATATTCTGCAATATGAGGCAAAAGAGCCGCTAACTTTTATTTGCGATCGAGAAAATATTTCCGATGCTTCCCTGACTTTAATCAATCCGAGTCAAGCACTACAAGAAGCCCAACAGGTTTGGGAAAATTGGCGTACTGCTGGTTTAGCCAATTTATCTCCTAATATCGCTCCCCTGCTCAAACAACCAGAGGAGTTAGAAAAACTTGCTTCTCCCCGCGTTTACCAAACCTTGGTCAAAGTGATTGATGGAGACCGCACTCTAAGGGATTTGGCAGTTTATATCAAGCAAGATTTACAAAAATTAGTGCGATCGCTAATACCTTATATTCGTCAAAAAATTATCGGATTAGGGGAAGTTCCTGACTTAGTGATGCCAGCCATCAATGCCGCAGCACTAGCCCAACCAAATAATAGCGAACCACCAGTCAATCTTACAGCACCAATCAGCGATCGTAGAAGCAAAACCGAACCACCACTATCAACTACTTCACCACCAGCCGTTAAAAATAGCAAAGCAGAAATATCTGTTTCTCCTCCACCTACTCCTCTTCCCCTACCTCCTACTCAACCCGTTACCTCACCCCCAGTTACTAAACCAGCATCCTTACAAAGTCCTCTCATTGTCTACGTTGAGGATAGCGTAATTGACTGCCAAATTATGGAGGAAATTCTCACCAAAGCCAGTTATCGGTTTATCAGCATCAAAGATTCCATACACGCTTTACCGATACTACTTCAACACAAACCAGATGCGATTATCTTAGATCTGGTTATGCCAGTGGCTAACGGTTATGAAATTTGCGCTCAAATTAGGAGAATATCTACTTTTAAAAATACACCTGTAATTATTCTTACGGGAAACGATGGTTTAGTTGACAGAGTGCGGGCTAAACTTGTCGGTGCTACAGACTTTTTATCTAAACCAATCGTCGATCAAAAAGTACTAGCCACTTTGTTCAAACATTTAAATAATTCACCATCTTTAGCCGAAAACTCCTCACATTCTTTGGGTTATCAAGCTTCTTAA
- a CDS encoding response regulator — translation MSTVLVVEDSLTDMEVMIRYLQQAGLSVVSAKSVEEAQVKLNLQKPNLIILDVILPGQSGFELCREIKSDPNTSEIPVVVCSTKDTDVDKMWANMLGADAYLPKPVQQTDLVRTIRQLMK, via the coding sequence ATGAGTACTGTATTAGTAGTTGAAGATAGCTTGACCGACATGGAAGTTATGATCCGCTACTTACAACAGGCAGGGTTGTCTGTTGTAAGTGCCAAAAGTGTTGAAGAAGCTCAAGTTAAGCTAAATTTGCAAAAGCCAAACTTGATTATTCTCGATGTAATTCTGCCCGGTCAAAGTGGTTTTGAACTATGTCGAGAAATCAAAAGCGACCCGAATACTAGCGAAATTCCAGTAGTAGTTTGTTCAACCAAAGATACCGACGTTGACAAAATGTGGGCAAATATGTTGGGTGCAGATGCCTACTTGCCTAAACCAGTACAGCAAACCGATTTAGTACGCACTATCCGACAGCTAATGAAGTAG
- a CDS encoding chemotaxis protein CheW, producing the protein MVDFVKQASALTRVAAAPGVTPSSDSGEKFLRFKLGLEGKALLSLNIIHQVMRVAASEILPVPQMPSCVLGIYNWRGEMLWLVDIGQLMGFPPLYGDPNLSKGGQIGELMAIVVQTNEQYLGLIVPQINDIELHDIQRLNVPSIGLFPPEVLPYLQGYLIGENQEVLMVLNAEAIARTPLWQVHRQ; encoded by the coding sequence ATGGTTGATTTTGTCAAACAAGCTTCTGCGCTTACTCGTGTTGCTGCTGCTCCAGGAGTAACTCCTTCCTCAGATTCAGGTGAAAAATTTTTACGATTTAAGTTAGGCTTAGAAGGAAAAGCTTTACTTTCGCTGAACATTATTCACCAGGTAATGCGAGTGGCGGCATCTGAAATTCTGCCAGTCCCTCAAATGCCTAGTTGTGTATTAGGAATTTACAACTGGCGCGGCGAAATGCTGTGGCTAGTCGATATCGGGCAATTAATGGGATTTCCTCCCTTATATGGAGATCCTAATCTTAGTAAAGGAGGACAAATCGGTGAATTGATGGCAATTGTCGTGCAAACTAACGAGCAATATTTAGGGCTAATTGTTCCCCAAATTAATGATATAGAATTGCACGATATCCAGCGATTAAATGTTCCTTCCATCGGATTATTTCCTCCCGAAGTATTGCCTTACTTACAAGGTTATTTGATCGGAGAAAACCAAGAAGTTTTGATGGTACTTAATGCCGAAGCAATTGCAAGAACTCCTCTTTGGCAGGTGCATCGACAGTAA
- a CDS encoding GAF domain-containing protein: MTAHYEPKQTEQQNNGNGATFDRNLGNGNSPIRIIASGLNSIKSDIQRTPLWDKTEISEKFLRLEKLVVTAEQKFKSSWDASLQGQFKSEREKLFAISTAIRQATDLERKLKIAVSEIRKVLRCDRVLVYRFNGESFGVVVAESVERELTPALNQNLSSSCFGANTAADYLAEKIVAIDDISAHEITLPQVQLLQNLQVKATLSVPLIVGEQVWGLLVVQQCNAPRNWLETEINLTYQISTELAVFLQPFELRQQVQRQVEQEQTFNKVISRIRQSQELETLFKSTSREVRQLLNADRVAVFRLFPESGFNEGIFISEDVLPSYSSTVGLKVYDHYFGERFAHQYREGRIQAVADIHNAGMSECHVELLAQFQIRANLIVPLINGEDLWGLLCIHQCNGPREWQSYEIDFVKKIAGQFGIALGQARYLEELKEKSNQLALVAEREKNFIQIIGKVGQSIADKIQHSLDIDTIFKTTTQQVRRLLNVDRITVYRFNPDWSGNFVAESVASGWTQLLNQQSVDNHFVDDIVDYGNLLRKSGTNFRVADTYLLPTRGGRRHERHNFIVDDVSQAGFPECYLELLEQFEAKAYVLVPIIAGEKLWGLLGAYQNTGARHWEDSEINLLTQIATQLGVALRQSEYLAQLQAKTEKLAEVAQRQETLTKVIDKIRQTLDVNNIFKTTTQEMRQLLNCERVAVYQFQPDWSGIFVAESVASGWPKWVGPDMTTVWEDSYLQETQGGRYRKNEKFSVDNVHSKADDINNAGLSRCHVEILEQYQIKAYIIVPIFVGDALWGLLAAYEHSTTRSWEEPEVNLLAQVGIQMGVALRQAKYVEQVKNQSEQLAEAAQREKTAKEQLQQQAIQLLSAIQPTLKGDLTVRVPITTNEVGTIADAYNNIIQSLRKILVQVQSASAKVAQTSQVSGTSIQSLSEEAQHQFHELTEALKQVQGMLNSTQAVATNAAQVEIAVQKANQIVQKGDLAMNRTVNEIVAIRETVAKTGKKIKRLSESSQKISKAVNLIGNLATQTNLLALNAAIEATRAGEYGKGFAVVADEVRSLARQSAAATTEIEQLVQEIQAETGEVVSEMETGIQQVVEGTQHVNETRQNLNAIVSATAEIQELVESITQATLLQTKQSEAVTEVMNNVAVVANKTSEDSLQISASFKELLAMAEELQNSVGKFKLN, translated from the coding sequence ATGACTGCTCACTACGAACCAAAGCAAACCGAACAGCAAAACAATGGTAATGGTGCTACATTCGATCGCAATTTAGGAAACGGTAATTCTCCGATCAGAATAATTGCTTCTGGGCTAAATAGTATAAAATCTGATATTCAGAGAACTCCTCTATGGGATAAAACCGAAATTTCCGAAAAATTCCTAAGGTTAGAAAAACTAGTAGTAACTGCCGAGCAAAAATTTAAATCTTCTTGGGATGCTTCATTGCAAGGACAATTTAAAAGCGAACGAGAAAAATTATTCGCGATTTCCACTGCCATACGCCAAGCAACAGACTTAGAGCGAAAACTAAAAATTGCTGTCAGCGAAATTCGCAAAGTTTTGAGATGCGATCGCGTACTCGTTTATCGTTTCAACGGAGAAAGTTTCGGTGTAGTCGTTGCCGAATCCGTCGAACGGGAGTTAACACCCGCGCTCAACCAAAATTTAAGTAGTAGCTGCTTCGGAGCAAACACAGCCGCCGATTATTTAGCCGAAAAAATAGTAGCAATTGATGACATTTCCGCTCACGAAATTACCTTGCCGCAAGTTCAGCTACTGCAAAACTTACAAGTAAAAGCCACCTTAAGCGTACCCCTGATCGTAGGCGAACAAGTCTGGGGTTTACTAGTAGTACAACAATGTAATGCACCCCGTAATTGGTTAGAAACAGAAATCAACTTAACCTATCAAATCTCTACCGAATTAGCTGTTTTCTTACAACCATTTGAATTACGCCAGCAAGTACAAAGACAAGTAGAACAAGAACAAACTTTCAACAAAGTAATCAGTCGGATTCGTCAATCTCAAGAGTTAGAAACCCTCTTTAAATCAACCAGTCGCGAAGTTCGACAACTACTAAATGCCGATCGCGTAGCCGTATTTCGCTTATTCCCAGAATCAGGATTTAACGAAGGAATATTTATCTCTGAAGACGTTTTACCAAGCTACTCTTCCACCGTCGGATTAAAAGTTTACGACCACTACTTTGGAGAAAGATTCGCACATCAATATCGGGAAGGACGCATTCAAGCCGTTGCCGATATTCACAACGCCGGAATGTCCGAATGCCATGTTGAATTACTAGCGCAATTCCAAATTCGAGCTAACTTAATCGTTCCCTTAATTAACGGTGAAGACCTTTGGGGATTACTTTGCATCCACCAATGTAATGGCCCTCGCGAATGGCAAAGTTATGAAATTGATTTTGTCAAGAAAATTGCCGGACAATTTGGCATTGCTTTAGGACAAGCCAGATACTTAGAAGAACTCAAAGAAAAATCAAATCAATTAGCACTGGTAGCCGAACGGGAAAAGAACTTTATTCAAATTATCGGTAAAGTCGGACAATCCATTGCCGATAAAATTCAGCATTCTCTAGATATCGACACGATTTTCAAAACCACTACCCAACAAGTTCGGCGGTTGCTAAATGTAGACAGAATAACAGTTTATCGTTTCAATCCTGATTGGAGCGGTAATTTTGTCGCCGAATCCGTCGCTAGCGGTTGGACTCAATTACTCAATCAACAATCAGTTGATAACCACTTTGTAGATGACATTGTTGATTATGGTAACTTGCTCAGAAAAAGCGGCACTAATTTCCGAGTAGCAGATACTTATTTACTACCAACCAGAGGAGGTCGCCGTCACGAACGTCATAACTTTATAGTTGATGATGTTTCCCAAGCAGGTTTTCCAGAATGCTATCTAGAACTTTTAGAGCAATTTGAAGCAAAAGCTTACGTGCTAGTGCCGATTATTGCCGGAGAAAAACTTTGGGGATTACTAGGTGCATATCAAAACACAGGCGCTCGTCATTGGGAAGATTCAGAAATTAACTTACTAACTCAAATCGCTACTCAATTAGGCGTAGCATTGCGGCAAAGCGAATATCTCGCACAATTGCAAGCCAAAACTGAAAAACTAGCAGAAGTAGCACAACGGCAAGAAACCCTCACCAAAGTAATCGATAAAATTCGCCAAACTTTAGATGTAAATAACATCTTTAAAACTACTACCCAAGAAATGCGACAATTGCTCAATTGCGAACGAGTAGCGGTTTATCAATTCCAGCCAGATTGGAGCGGTATATTCGTAGCAGAATCAGTAGCGAGCGGTTGGCCGAAATGGGTTGGCCCCGATATGACGACGGTTTGGGAAGATAGCTATTTACAAGAAACCCAAGGCGGTCGATACCGCAAGAATGAAAAGTTTTCTGTTGATAACGTTCACTCGAAAGCTGACGATATCAATAACGCAGGTTTATCTCGCTGCCACGTAGAAATATTGGAACAATACCAGATCAAAGCATATATCATCGTGCCGATTTTTGTAGGCGATGCTCTCTGGGGTTTGCTAGCTGCTTACGAACATTCAACTACTCGTTCGTGGGAAGAACCCGAAGTGAATTTGTTGGCGCAGGTTGGTATCCAAATGGGTGTAGCTCTCCGCCAAGCTAAATATGTAGAACAAGTAAAAAATCAATCCGAACAATTAGCGGAAGCAGCACAACGGGAGAAAACAGCCAAAGAGCAATTGCAACAACAAGCCATTCAATTATTAAGCGCAATTCAGCCGACTTTGAAAGGTGATTTGACAGTGAGAGTTCCGATTACAACTAATGAAGTCGGAACGATTGCCGATGCTTACAACAACATTATCCAAAGCTTGCGGAAAATTCTCGTTCAGGTACAAAGTGCTTCTGCTAAGGTAGCTCAAACTTCCCAAGTTAGCGGTACATCAATTCAATCACTTTCGGAAGAAGCGCAACATCAATTCCACGAATTGACAGAAGCTCTCAAGCAAGTTCAGGGAATGTTAAATTCCACTCAAGCAGTTGCCACAAACGCCGCTCAAGTGGAAATAGCCGTCCAAAAAGCCAATCAAATCGTGCAGAAAGGCGATTTAGCAATGAACCGCACGGTGAATGAAATCGTCGCCATTCGCGAAACGGTAGCGAAGACAGGTAAGAAGATTAAACGCTTGAGCGAATCATCTCAAAAAATCTCGAAAGCGGTGAATTTGATCGGCAATTTGGCTACTCAAACTAACTTGCTGGCTTTGAATGCGGCAATTGAAGCTACCAGAGCAGGTGAATACGGTAAGGGATTTGCGGTGGTAGCTGATGAAGTGCGTAGTTTGGCTCGTCAGTCGGCGGCTGCAACTACGGAAATCGAGCAATTGGTGCAGGAAATTCAAGCAGAAACTGGCGAAGTTGTATCGGAGATGGAAACGGGAATTCAACAAGTAGTTGAAGGTACTCAACACGTTAATGAAACTCGCCAAAATTTGAATGCTATTGTCTCGGCAACGGCGGAAATTCAAGAGTTAGTAGAAAGCATTACTCAGGCTACTTTGTTGCAAACTAAGCAATCGGAAGCGGTAACGGAAGTAATGAATAATGTAGCGGTAGTTGCTAATAAAACTTCTGAGGATTCGCTGCAAATTTCTGCTTCCTTTAAAGAGTTACTGGCAATGGCAGAAGAGTTGCAAAATAGCGTTGGTAAGTTCAAATTGAATTAA
- a CDS encoding response regulator gives MSNDNNIREQGYQYFVTEAPELLQAIEQDLLTLREDYSLVKVHGLMRTTHTLKGAAANMGLETIKTIAHHLEDVFKSLYNPELTIDNELETLLFEGYECLRLPLMAQIQGGYVNDDEALDRAVAIFAQLEEKLGDYFGKEAQIPSSIELGFDITKSIFEVGVKQRLEELANVLNDVHIEGWQVEPALREQAEIFIGLAESLNLPGFGVIAQKTIAALDIHPEQAVSIAKVALRDFWEGWAAVIAGDRTSGGEPSFALQQLAGTILPASLQRVGDGESRRVGDEENQADVLFGSESIFSLDETAPELAHLVDFSTPLVELSLEEIFGNFAEEIQVEQPVLENPGLEKQAQKETAKIEKEKVEEHSIEQPIANSQPQVNSVNNGQSTNSNNVKTPRQTVRVELELLERLSYLAGELLINQNRLANIAEQLQDSVGRSRFRLRRHQQTMSQLRDWSDQMIIDQAHQRVLEIKEWPSKSDFDALELDQYNELHVLLQSVSEEMVQLEETIDSTDLLARQSGQILEKQRRLLNNVQDDMREARMLPVGEIFNRFPRLLQQLAAGHHKKVELTLHGTDVLVDRALADKLYDPLLHLVRNAFDHGIEPPEIRAARGKPETGQIEIIAYHQGNQTIIEVRDDGEGINFDRIRQRVVELQWMTAEKANNLSHTALLDLLFEPGFSTAAKVSDLSGRGIGLNVVRSQMDAVSGSVSVYGEPHRGTTFALQFPLTLTMAKLMVCESSGSVYALLSDAVEQIIIPKSEQIQKLEGQKVLRWQRGNSQCMVPIYNMTELLGYNPTSVPLFSTPLILLKQNQELMGLEVDQIVGEQELVIRPLGKAIAPPNYVYGGSTLADGRLTLVIDGNALVHHLLERMNQRSQISNLQWQIENKNPSFHLPAEIPRLQLKESDLSAPQLSTSSQLSDTPSTPLFPLNSSFPQILIVDDSISLRQTLALTLQKANYQVIQAQNGREALQQIRQNPGIQLVICDIEMPLMNGFEFLNNYRRDSALGKVPVVMLTSRRSEKHRLLALEMGAVDYFTKPYRDEEILNAIANLLNSKTPTLVRS, from the coding sequence ATGAGTAATGATAATAATATTCGGGAACAAGGTTATCAATATTTCGTTACAGAAGCACCGGAATTGCTGCAAGCGATCGAACAAGATTTACTAACTTTAAGAGAAGATTACAGCTTAGTGAAAGTTCACGGTTTGATGCGGACGACGCATACCTTAAAAGGTGCTGCTGCTAACATGGGTTTAGAGACGATTAAGACGATCGCCCATCATTTGGAAGATGTCTTTAAGTCTCTTTATAATCCCGAATTGACAATTGATAATGAATTAGAGACATTGTTGTTTGAAGGATATGAATGTTTGCGTTTACCTTTGATGGCGCAAATTCAAGGCGGTTATGTTAATGATGATGAAGCTCTAGATCGTGCTGTTGCTATATTTGCTCAATTAGAAGAAAAATTAGGTGATTATTTCGGGAAAGAAGCGCAAATTCCTTCTTCTATAGAACTAGGATTTGATATTACTAAATCTATCTTTGAAGTTGGTGTAAAACAAAGACTGGAAGAACTGGCAAATGTTTTAAATGATGTTCATATTGAAGGTTGGCAAGTAGAGCCTGCTTTAAGAGAACAGGCAGAAATTTTTATTGGTTTGGCGGAATCTTTAAATTTGCCGGGATTTGGAGTTATTGCCCAAAAAACTATTGCTGCTTTAGATATTCATCCGGAACAAGCAGTTAGTATTGCGAAGGTAGCGCTGAGGGATTTTTGGGAAGGTTGGGCAGCTGTAATTGCAGGCGATCGCACGAGCGGCGGAGAACCTTCTTTTGCTTTACAACAGTTAGCTGGAACCATTCTACCAGCGTCATTACAGAGAGTGGGAGATGGGGAGAGCAGAAGAGTGGGAGATGAGGAAAACCAAGCAGATGTTTTATTTGGCTCTGAATCGATATTCTCTTTAGATGAAACAGCACCAGAGTTAGCGCATTTAGTAGATTTTTCAACACCGTTAGTAGAGCTAAGCTTAGAAGAGATTTTCGGCAATTTTGCTGAAGAGATTCAAGTTGAACAGCCTGTTTTGGAAAATCCTGGCTTAGAAAAGCAAGCACAAAAAGAAACAGCAAAAATAGAAAAAGAAAAAGTTGAAGAACATTCAATAGAGCAACCGATCGCAAATTCACAACCGCAAGTTAATTCGGTTAATAATGGGCAATCAACCAATAGTAATAACGTTAAAACTCCGCGTCAAACTGTACGAGTTGAATTAGAACTGTTAGAACGTTTAAGTTACTTAGCTGGTGAACTTTTAATTAATCAAAATCGACTGGCTAATATTGCCGAACAACTGCAAGATTCTGTGGGCCGATCGCGTTTTCGTTTGCGACGACACCAGCAAACAATGAGCCAACTGCGGGATTGGTCTGACCAAATGATTATTGACCAAGCCCATCAACGAGTATTAGAAATCAAAGAATGGCCATCTAAATCAGACTTTGATGCTTTGGAATTAGACCAATATAACGAACTTCACGTACTTTTACAGTCAGTTTCAGAAGAAATGGTTCAGCTAGAAGAAACTATTGATTCAACTGACTTATTGGCAAGGCAATCTGGTCAAATCTTAGAAAAACAGCGCCGCCTATTAAATAATGTTCAAGATGACATGAGAGAGGCGCGAATGTTGCCAGTGGGAGAGATTTTCAACCGCTTTCCTCGCCTTTTGCAACAACTAGCAGCAGGTCATCATAAAAAAGTAGAATTGACATTACACGGTACAGATGTGCTGGTGGATAGAGCGCTAGCAGATAAACTTTACGACCCATTATTACATTTAGTCAGAAACGCTTTCGATCACGGTATTGAACCGCCAGAAATTCGCGCTGCTAGAGGTAAACCAGAAACTGGTCAAATTGAAATTATTGCTTATCATCAAGGAAATCAAACAATTATTGAAGTTAGGGATGACGGAGAAGGAATAAATTTCGATCGCATCCGTCAACGAGTAGTTGAACTGCAATGGATGACAGCCGAAAAAGCAAATAATTTATCCCATACTGCTTTATTAGATTTATTGTTTGAGCCGGGATTTTCCACTGCTGCAAAAGTTAGCGACCTTTCCGGTAGAGGAATCGGTTTAAATGTGGTTCGCTCCCAAATGGATGCTGTTTCTGGATCGGTTTCCGTTTATGGCGAACCACATAGGGGAACTACCTTTGCGCTTCAGTTCCCGCTGACATTAACAATGGCAAAACTGATGGTTTGTGAGTCAAGCGGTTCTGTTTATGCCTTGTTATCTGATGCAGTCGAACAAATAATTATTCCCAAATCTGAACAAATTCAAAAACTAGAAGGACAAAAAGTTTTACGCTGGCAAAGAGGCAACAGCCAGTGTATGGTTCCCATCTATAATATGACTGAATTGTTAGGTTATAATCCTACCTCTGTGCCGTTATTTTCTACACCTCTAATTCTGTTAAAACAAAATCAAGAATTGATGGGATTAGAAGTCGATCAAATTGTCGGCGAACAAGAGCTTGTAATTAGACCTTTAGGCAAAGCAATTGCACCTCCTAATTATGTTTATGGAGGCAGCACTTTAGCTGATGGTCGCCTGACATTGGTGATTGATGGTAATGCTTTGGTTCATCATTTATTGGAGCGAATGAATCAGCGATCGCAAATTTCCAATTTACAATGGCAAATAGAAAATAAAAACCCCTCCTTCCATCTACCTGCCGAAATTCCTCGTTTGCAATTAAAGGAATCTGATTTATCTGCACCTCAGCTTTCTACCTCATCGCAGTTATCAGATACTCCTTCTACTCCCCTTTTTCCTCTCAATTCTTCTTTCCCACAAATTCTCATCGTAGACGATTCAATTAGCTTACGGCAAACTTTAGCCTTAACTTTGCAAAAAGCTAACTATCAAGTGATTCAGGCTCAAAATGGTCGCGAGGCACTTCAGCAAATCCGCCAAAATCCCGGCATTCAATTAGTAATTTGCGATATCGAAATGCCTTTGATGAATGGTTTTGAGTTTTTAAACAATTATCGTCGCGACTCCGCTTTAGGGAAAGTTCCTGTAGTGATGCTGACTTCTCGCCGCAGCGAAAAACATCGCTTGTTAGCGCTGGAAATGGGAGCGGTAGACTATTTTACCAAGCCGTATCGAGATGAAGAAATTTTGAATGCGATCGCTAATTTGTTAAATAGCAAAACACCTACTCTCGTGCGTTCTTAA
- a CDS encoding DUF5615 family PIN-like protein yields MKKNFNNQIVRGILRQNPDIDIVRVQDVGLSEADDPTVLEWAAQHGRIVLTHDVTTMTGFAYDRIQAGLLMPGVFEVSRRVSVGLAIEELLLIAECSLEGEWEGQFRFLPLR; encoded by the coding sequence ATGAAAAAAAACTTTAATAATCAAATTGTTCGCGGTATTCTGCGTCAAAATCCTGATATTGATATTGTCCGCGTTCAAGATGTAGGCTTATCGGAAGCAGACGATCCAACTGTATTGGAATGGGCAGCACAACACGGGCGCATCGTACTAACCCACGATGTGACAACAATGACAGGATTTGCCTACGATCGAATACAAGCAGGTTTGTTGATGCCTGGAGTGTTTGAAGTAAGTCGTCGTGTTTCAGTTGGTTTAGCGATCGAAGAACTTTTGCTAATAGCTGAATGTAGTTTAGAAGGAGAATGGGAAGGTCAATTCAGATTCTTACCGTTACGCTAA
- a CDS encoding DUF433 domain-containing protein encodes MVLIPTSEPIPLKIDPDGVIRISKTRVTLDTVVTAFREGATSEEIREQYPSLQLADIYSAIAYYLRHQAEVDAYLLERQHHAAEVRQEAEKRFNPVGIRERLLARRNQQR; translated from the coding sequence ATGGTACTGATTCCCACTTCCGAGCCTATTCCACTGAAAATAGATCCTGATGGCGTGATTCGTATTAGCAAAACCCGCGTTACCTTGGATACAGTTGTCACGGCTTTTCGTGAGGGGGCTACATCTGAAGAAATTAGGGAGCAGTACCCATCACTTCAGCTTGCCGACATTTATTCTGCCATCGCCTATTATTTACGCCACCAAGCTGAAGTTGATGCTTATCTATTAGAACGTCAACATCATGCTGCTGAAGTTCGGCAAGAAGCTGAAAAACGATTCAATCCGGTTGGAATTCGCGAGCGTTTATTAGCAAGACGCAACCAACAAAGGTAA
- a CDS encoding DUF433 domain-containing protein: protein MSYRNIITIEPGKRGGKPCIRRMRITVYDVLGWLAAGMSHKEILDDFPELTEEDIRACLEFAADRERSLIAVVGET from the coding sequence ATGAGCTATCGCAACATCATTACAATCGAACCTGGTAAACGTGGTGGCAAGCCCTGTATCAGACGAATGCGAATTACAGTATACGATGTTTTGGGTTGGCTAGCAGCTGGTATGTCTCATAAAGAAATTTTAGATGACTTCCCTGAATTGACAGAAGAAGATATTAGAGCTTGTCTCGAATTTGCTGCTGACCGAGAACGTAGTTTAATTGCTGTGGTAGGTGAAACTTGA
- a CDS encoding DUF5615 family PIN-like protein, with protein sequence MKLLFDQNLSRKLVNRLADIFPDASHVQFHGLTDADDSEIWEFAKTEGFCIVTQDADFAERSHLYGSPPKVIWLRCGNTPTSNVEAILRAGAEAIQELIGNTSLDYLELY encoded by the coding sequence TTGAAATTACTATTCGACCAAAACTTGAGTCGGAAGTTAGTAAATCGTTTAGCTGATATCTTCCCTGATGCTAGCCACGTTCAGTTTCACGGACTTACAGATGCAGATGATAGCGAAATTTGGGAATTTGCCAAGACTGAAGGATTTTGTATTGTTACTCAGGATGCTGACTTTGCAGAAAGGAGTCATCTTTACGGTTCACCGCCAAAGGTGATTTGGTTGCGGTGTGGCAATACACCTACAAGCAACGTGGAAGCAATACTTCGCGCTGGGGCAGAGGCAATTCAAGAATTAATCGGTAATACCAGTTTGGATTATCTAGAGCTTTACTAA
- a CDS encoding AbrB/MazE/SpoVT family DNA-binding domain-containing protein, whose amino-acid sequence MEVTRLSNSGQVIIPKALRDAHRWEEGQELIAIDMGDGILLKPKKPFVETKLEDVGGCLKYQGKPKNMDDLEDAIRQGVAEQWHDFG is encoded by the coding sequence ATGGAAGTAACACGCTTATCAAACAGTGGACAAGTAATTATTCCTAAAGCTTTGCGAGATGCTCACCGCTGGGAAGAAGGACAAGAATTAATTGCCATTGACATGGGTGATGGTATTCTTCTCAAACCTAAAAAGCCTTTTGTGGAAACTAAATTAGAAGATGTAGGAGGGTGCTTAAAATATCAAGGAAAACCTAAAAATATGGATGATTTAGAAGATGCTATTCGCCAGGGTGTAGCGGAGCAGTGGCATGATTTCGGTTGA